CAAGGGTCTTTGAATTATGGTATTAGTAGGAAGGTTTCATTTATTTATAGaactttaaaaataattttggaTTTGGCAGACGGTTTTGTAGTTGTTTTGAGACGTTTCTTGCAACACTGGTGGACAAGTTCTGTTacccttttattttttattttttttaatgggaTTTCAATCTTCCGTATTATTTAGTGATGGATTTCTACTTGGACCTTGAATTTTAGTTCTAAAGATTATTTCCAATAGTTCATTTTTTAAATGGGGGCATCATGGATCGTGTCATTAGTCATTGACCCATTGCTGTCATATTTGTGTTCAGAAGGAGACTATCTTCTGCTCAAGATTATATTGCAGAAAGTGAATGAATTGTCTTATGCCCCTTTCCCATAAGTTATGTTATATTCCTAGCTTTCTAAACATGATAATGGATTATGTGGCTTCAATAAAATGTGATTTTAGGGTATAGATTAAGCTTGTTGAACGGTAAGATCTTGGTCATTGCCCAGGACGCGCTCGCCTGCTGGGGAGTTGACAAATCTTTAAGACTGAAGGAAAACTGAAAACACCAACATAGAGTTGGCTCAAGTGGTAAGCAGCTTGATGTCGCTTAAGagaggtctcgggttcgagcctcgcCGTATGCAGAAACTCTTATTGGGAGACTCACCCACCATAAGCAAGGTGTGCGACCTGGGTCGGATCCGGATGTAGTCGGAGCTAAGCTTCGGTGAACTGGGTGTGCTATgcgtaaaaagaaaaaaaaaaagaaaactgaAAACTATCACCACTAGACCTGTCAGACGGGTcagtcgggtcgggttgtaaaaaaaaaaatcgggtTCGGGTTAGATCAGGTCGGTCActaaatgcttgttcaagacccagaactttcgtattttctttaatttaggtgataaatatacaaaatatgggcacaaattaataaattttcctacacaagtttatattaaGTCAAATTCTACCAGAATGACGTAtaatccaaattaaaattatatattacatacaataatagtaaaaacaacgtgtttattatgcttaaattttcttaaaatttcatttattactataaatacaacgattttcactcggtcgggtccaaaacaagttcggtcgggttttgacccattacttttcgggttactcggattcggataaaatcgggttacgggtcacaaaatcttgttcaggacccagtattttcgggtcgggttcgggtcgattttcgggtcgggtcgatttttgacaggtctaatcACCACCGCAGAACTGCATGCTACAGGGTCTTGTGGATATGTCATTTAGTACAGTAGACCGGTGACCATGAATAAGCAAAATATAAAATGAGTAAGATTGAATGAAGAAATCTATGGAGACTCTTGGTCTCGTTTGAGTATTGACAAACGTGAAAAGGTAAATTATCCTAATTATTTCGATACGGATGGAGTACTTGATAAGTGTACTGTAGGAATTTGGGGGAAGACTTATTTAGTTGGTCACTCAATACTCACtattaataaaaatacaaaGTGATTGATATCACTAATGGTGAATATGTACCCCACATACTACTAATTCTCAATTGATTTGGGAGTAAATATCAAAGAAATTTTACAATTTGGAAGCAAAGTCATCTTCAGCGGCGACATAGTTAAAACACAGACTCTTCGCCTCAACTAGTGTCAGTAATAGTATAATCTCTGAATATGCTTGAGCGATTCTCTTTACTTGGTACATTTCCCAGTTATCTTCCTTGAGAAATATCTCATGTCTTGAAAGTGCAGAGGTTCATTACCCCAAGATGTCCATCCAGCCATCATTTCTCTGGCAAATAGCTCGATGCAACGAGCAGGTCTTGGTCCTGGTACATACTCCAGGAGCAAGTCTGACAATATGCAAGAGGAACTAAATCACATATCCATTCACAAGTCGATAACATCTATATATTATTAAGACAAATGAAGAGCCAGAAATAGAGGATGAACTATCCTATTTGTGTCAAAGCAGTGCAACTGATACTTCAAAAATGAATTGATTAGATAACTTTCAAGCATTGAAAAACCCTTAATAATATGCTGATATTGAAAAACTTATGCTTCTGATAGTTCTCTGTACTAACTACAAAAGGGATAGATAGATATACCTCCAACCGGGGGCTTTCTTGAATAGTCCCCTGGAATGGTCATCACTACTTGATCCTTTAAAGACTTTACTATGGATGGCAGCTCATAATCTGTCACCTGTAATAAGTTCCTCAGataattcataaaaaaaatcaatttgaaGGTGAAGATAAAGAAAAACCTACATGTCTGTCAATGTAACCAATAAGAAGGCATTCATATGGCCTATGATGAAAGAGATCTAGGTCACATATCAAAGTCCCGTTAGCTTTTACCTGCAAAATCAGGCATAATTGCATATGGAGATTATGTCAAATACGAAGCAGTGGCAGCTAAATACTGTCAGTACAAATTGGAAAAACCAATAGCATGCAGCAATGCACATACTTTCAACCAATATAATGTAGCTGCATATCTGACTCCCCATGCTGGAAATAGTTCATTCTCAACAAATTTCCGCAATTTCTCCCTGTTTGTCACCCATAAAGCTACAAGAGCTCCACTTGTATGAATAAGTTGCTTAATAGGAAGTGACAAAAAATGCTTGTTTGGCAAAGTAGGGTACCTACAACAACGAAATAACCAAAGAACCATATCAATCCATTTAGTTGAGTTACTTGAGTATAAAATATGAGGAAAACATGGGATTTCAGTTTTGAGATTAAAAAGAATAGCACAAGAGTACAATATTAGACACCCTTTATCCACAGTAATTAAGTAATCATAGTGAAAAATGAAATCTAAACAATTTTTACAGCAGTCTTTCGGATAGATATCAAAAACAATAGACAACGCATGAATCACAGTAGTTTCCTAGAGTAAGGCTCCAACTAGCAGGGGAAAAGGTTTTCTTAGGTTCTTTCTGTGATCAACCAATCATTCTACGGCAGATAGTGCAGAAGCAAAAAACACAAATAATTTGCAGTACATACTTTGACTTCTGATAGGCACTTCTGTTTTCCCACGGTGGATCGATCATTATAAAATTAAAGCCACATTCCGAGTCAGCTGCAATGACAATAATAAACATCACAGTCCACAATGTTAAACTAGAAGAAAGCAACTAACTGTCTGATCACTAATCTGCATTAATAAAGATGAACAGGGAACAGATATATTCAAGTGTGTTGAACTTAGAGATCAAGTGATAAGCTTGTAGGTCTGACTTGAAAGTTCAGACTCGGCTGTGCACATAATTTGGTAAAGAATCGTAATGACCATCAACTTTTGGCAACCTAGCAATATGCATTATGAAGCAATGTGCTGTGAAGAAATCTCATAACGACCATTACCAGGAACAAGGTTGTGAATCTGCTCCAGTTCAGACTTTGACATggacaaaagaaaaataaaaaaaataaaaggttGTGTAAGCAATAAGTAGAATGAATTTGATGCTCAAGGATAAAGCCCAGTGAAAGCATAGCTGCATGTATGATAACAATTACTAAAAAGCTACAAATCAATAGAAACCAATAAGCAAAGGCAAACAGTATACCATGTAAAAGCAGCTATCTTTTGGTAAAATGTACCGAATTGTCTGGAATTCCGACACCATATCATAGCTTGTATCGTTTGAAACTAAGTTATTGAATAATGGGAGTAACTCTTGATCATCATGCTGAGTACAGGGGGAACCTGAGAACCAAACAATAGAAGCCGATGAACAATCATGGTAAAATGCATTAGTGAAGCCTCTAAAGATAACAAAACCTATTCCAACACGAAAGATAAATATTTGGATTCAAAGTGTTGACAccaattgcaaatttgcaacaCAACAAATGAAACTAGAAGTCTAGAAGGACAAAATGTTGTGAAATCAACAAAAACTAACCTCCATTTTTTCTAACATGTTTGTTAGCTTGAGTAAAATCAAGAGCAATATCATACAAAGGAGCTTGCCAAACTTTCCCAAGCTCAATAAacgaaacttcttcttctttaaTTCCACCGTTCAATTCAGCACAACATTCCCAACCCTCAATTTCACAATTAAGCTCACAAATCACATTTAACAGCTTCTTAGCTTCTAGAAATTCCTCATGTGCCTTCACTAGTAAAGGCCTAATTTCCTTCAAACAAATCAACCCCagaaaaattaaactaaaaaaaatcaaaagagcagaaaattaaaattaagttgaacaaaaaccctaaaaactGAATTAAAATTCAACCTGGTGTCGCTGATCGGCCAGTAGTTCTTTCTCATTAAGAGAATAACATTGCTTCCTCCTTTGTGTCCGTTTTCTCTTTCCACTGCTTGCAGAAACCCTAaatttttcttcaattttttcattttgttcATCAATGGTGAAACTGGAAGTGAAGAAGCGAGAGTAATAGGAAGAAGAGCAAACCCTAAATTGGGTGTAGTTACGATTGAGGATTCGAACAGGATCAACGAAGAATGTTTGTGAATTAGGGATTTTGTAAACGCCACTTTTCTGGAACTCTAACATGAGTTCATTATTCTCAGTGCCCGCCATTTTTGCTTTGCTATTCTGTCTTGGTTTGCGGAGGGATCAAATAGAGGTTAAAAAAAGTACTCACTCCGTTTCTAAATACGTGTCCACTTTGAACATTtacacggtaattaataaaattgaatggtGTGCAAGAGATAATGATTGAGAATATTTTTTTGGGAAAAGAAAAAGtagataattatttattaataaaggAGTAAATAGATCtgcaggtccctaaactttgccaaaaggagcagttaggtccctcaagtttcaaaaggagcatttaggtccctcaaaatggatggaaaccgCTGCTTTTTGACTTCTGTtactaacggccgttaaaattcaattaaattaaaaggaaactaaataaaaggcactaaacgacaaaaaaacagttatatttaccatttaccaataattaaataaagggaaattcatttcagttagctttttacaaaaatatagccGTTGAGGCTCTCAAAAAACAGAGTATTTAACATTCCATGGCAAATAAAACACTTAAAAATTTTGTAGAACGTGAATTATGAATTTTGTTATAATTTACAATTAGACGTTGCACTTACCGATATGTCCAATATTTCATGCTCCTGAATCTAATTTATTTATCAAGTTTAGATGTGTGTTCAAGCccgtctaattaattaaataaatgaacataaacgagcttgttcacgagcttgtaacatgaacgagcatgtttgtgttcagatcatgtccaaactgATTTGTTTAATGAGCCTCATTTTGTGTTCTATCTCGTCTCAAAGCTAAGCTCGCTCATCAGAGTATTATTTAACGAAATTCAATTAATGGTCATACTCGTTAGATAAGAGGACGTAAAAGAGCTTCGTCCGAGTAAGGTAATGAaccttaatacggagtatgtgtTCAAACTAGgcacatatacggagtatgtatcCACTGTTCTGGAAATTTAAACATTTGTATTAGATACAAGTTGCATTTCAGACGCactatatttaatttggtcttccttggtctactaactactcctaagtatttaatgaggagcattgagatgtgagaaacagcttatcttccattggtcttccttgactatataaacacaagggggttggcttaaagcattacaacaagactatatttaatttggtcttccttggtctactaactactcctaagtatttaatgaggagcattgagatgtgagaaacagcttatcttccattggtcttccttgactatataaacacaagggggttggcttaaagcattacaacaagactatatttaatttggtcttCCTTGGTCTACTAACTACTCCTAAGTATTTAATGAGGAGCATTGAGATGTGAGAAACAGCTTATCTTCCATTGGTCTTCCTTGACTATATAAACACAAGGGGGTTGGCTTAAAGCATTACAACAATATTCATCTCTtatatcttggtttgtattcaaTACTCCATATATATTTCTTCTTCTACTCAACAACccagttttttttcctttcaattCATCACAACACAATGAATATCTTCTTAACCATAGAAGATTTCGTATACAAATATCACCCCCCATatcagaaa
This sequence is a window from Spinacia oleracea cultivar Varoflay chromosome 1, BTI_SOV_V1, whole genome shotgun sequence. Protein-coding genes within it:
- the LOC110787187 gene encoding methyltransferase-like protein 2 isoform X2, translating into MNKMKKLKKNLGFLQAVERENGHKGGSNVILLMRKNYWPISDTRPLLVKAHEEFLEAKKLLNVICELNCEIEGWECCAELNGGIKEEEVSFIELGKVWQAPLYDIALDFTQANKHVRKNGGSPCTQHDDQELLPLFNNLVSNDTSYDMVSEFQTIRYILPKDSCFYMSELEQIHNLVPADSECGFNFIMIDPPWENRSAYQKSKYPTLPNKHFLSLPIKQLIHTSGALVALWVTNREKLRKFVENELFPAWGVRYAATLYWLKVKANGTLICDLDLFHHRPYECLLIGYIDRHVTDYELPSIVKSLKDQVVMTIPGDYSRKPPVGDLLLEYVPGPRPARCIELFAREMMAGWTSWGNEPLHFQDMRYFSRKITGKCTK
- the LOC110787187 gene encoding methyltransferase-like protein 2 isoform X1, which gives rise to MAGTENNELMLEFQKSGVYKIPNSQTFFVDPVRILNRNYTQFRVCSSSYYSRFFTSSFTIDEQNEKIEEKFRVSASSGKRKRTQRRKQCYSLNEKELLADQRHQEIRPLLVKAHEEFLEAKKLLNVICELNCEIEGWECCAELNGGIKEEEVSFIELGKVWQAPLYDIALDFTQANKHVRKNGGSPCTQHDDQELLPLFNNLVSNDTSYDMVSEFQTIRYILPKDSCFYMSELEQIHNLVPADSECGFNFIMIDPPWENRSAYQKSKYPTLPNKHFLSLPIKQLIHTSGALVALWVTNREKLRKFVENELFPAWGVRYAATLYWLKVKANGTLICDLDLFHHRPYECLLIGYIDRHVTDYELPSIVKSLKDQVVMTIPGDYSRKPPVGDLLLEYVPGPRPARCIELFAREMMAGWTSWGNEPLHFQDMRYFSRKITGKCTK